In the genome of Mugil cephalus isolate CIBA_MC_2020 chromosome 21, CIBA_Mcephalus_1.1, whole genome shotgun sequence, one region contains:
- the gja10b gene encoding gap junction protein alpha 10 b, with product MGDWNLLGSILEEVHIHSTIVGKIWLTILFIFRMLVLGVAAEDVWDDEQSEFVCNTEQPGCKNVCYDQAFPISLIRYWVLQIIFVSSPSLVYMGHALYRLRTLEKERHRKKACLKAELEGTDPVQEDHKRIERELRKLDEQKKVRKAPLRGSLLRTYVFHILTRSVVEVGFIIGQCALYGIGLSPLYKCERLPCPNSVDCFVSRPTEKNIFMVFMLVISGVSLFLNLLEIFHLGVKKIKQSLYGYKYGDDDSVCRSKKNSMVQQVCVLTNSSPQRLMQLTQMSCSLVSDAQRETLNLASAAPQTQEDFNQQPTQMYMPSQPDMHVLQQLGAMERRYTLDNRKPSCSSDESNGAQGSGKPQSTGPRPTLMASHMEIPANLRNPQRKQSRVSMCKELSDMSDSPESDHYPTARKCSFMSRGMSESKLTSLSDSGGSRNGTDVEAQHLNQGESPVVTPPPPASGRRMSMSMILELSSIMKK from the exons ATGGGGGATTGGAACTTGTTAGGGAGCATTTTAGAAGAGGTCCACATTCATTCCACCATTGTGGGGAAGATCTGGCTTACCATCCTCTTCATTTTCCGGATGCTTGTGCTCGGCGTTGCGGCTGAGGATGTGTGGGATGATGAGCAGAGTGAGTTCGTGTGCAACACGGAGCAGCCTGGCTGCAAGAACGTCTGCTATGACCAGGCGTTCCCCATCTCCCTCATTCGCTACTGGGTGCTGCAGATCATCTTCGTGTCCTCTCCCTCACTGGTCTACATGGGCCATGCCTTATACCGTTTGAGGACCCTTGAGAAGGAGAGGCACAGGAAGAAAGCCTGTTTGAAAGCCGAACTAGAGGGGACCGATCCTGTACAGGAGGACCATAAAAGAATTGAACGAGAGCTCAGGAAACTAGATGAACAGAAGAAAGTGAGGAAAGCTCCGCTCAGAGGCTCACTCCTGCGCACATATGTTTTCCATATCTTGACCAGAtctgtggtggaggtgggtttCATTATAGGTCAGTGTGCTCTGTATGGCATTGGACTGTCTCCACTGTACAAATGTGAAAGGTTGCCTTGCCCCAACAGTGTTGATTGTTTTGTGTCACGACCAACAGAGAAGAACATCTTCATGGTCTTCATGCTGGTTATTTCTGGAGTTTCTTTATTCCTGAACCTTCTGGAGATTTTCCATCTGGGGGTGAAGAAGATTAAGCAAAGCTTGTATGGATACAAATACGGAGACGATGACAGCGTGTGCAGGTCAAAGAAAAATTCCATGGTGCAGCAGGTTTGTGTGCTCACCAACTCCTCGCCACAGAGGTTGATGCAGCTCACACAGATGTCCTGCTCTCTTGTGTCTGATGCTCAAAGGGAGACTTTGAATCTGGCCTCTGCGGCCCCGCAGACTCAGGAGGACTTCAACCAGCAGCCCACACAGATGTACATGCCGAGCCAGCCTGACATGCATGTTCTGCAGCAACTGGGGGCCATGGAGCGCCGCTACACTCTGGACAACAGGAAGCCTTCGTGCAGTAGCGATGAGTCCAACGGAGCTCAAGGCTCAGGCAAGCCACAGAGCACAGGACCTCGACCTACGCTGATGGCCAGCCACATGGAGATCCCAGCAAACCTGCGGAACCCGCAGAGAAAGCAAAGCAGAGTGAGCATGTGCAAGGAGCTCAGTGACATGAGTGATTCTCCCGAGAGTGACCACTACCCTACAGCCAGGAAGTGCAGCTTCATGTCACGAGGGATGTCGGAGAGCAAGCTAACCAGTCTGTCAGACAGTGGAGGTTCTCGCAATGGAACCGATGTCGAGGCCCAGCACCTCAACCAGGGGGAGAGTCCAGTGGTcactccaccacctccagccAGTGGAAGGAGGATGTCCATG AGCATGATACTGGAGCTGTCTTCCATcatgaaaaaataa